One segment of Solanum lycopersicum chromosome 1, SLM_r2.1 DNA contains the following:
- the LOC101257222 gene encoding probable serine/threonine-protein kinase PBL23 produces the protein MFGSSSGKGGISSLLRCRVVPKAKRRTIVVGLKSDNSSREMLLRLLNLVVVPGDYVLSVHVQQPNDTFDPNTFHIHEDLCKSKQVDFQIKVCVADTYITELSNQVRINFATMLAVGCSSSRPTDQIAGKILKELPPTCSLLVMDNGGKILLQRPGTSQEGAPIKVFQSPQSSLSVSSSSTQSGDKYQIHKSLSMTCSSTTTTSSQPTRNATFPRIKKLNNAAAKSLFERIACLESMGCARRFTTDELSCATDNFSPSLLTGVGGHSQVYRANLENGQLAAVKVLKNTRYAEDDLFQEVEILSNLKHENLIQLVGYSYSKDMQAIVYNLQKDSLKQRLKQLNWNTRMQVAIGVARGLEYLHSQTPPIVHRDVKSSNILLSDDCHPQLSDFGSAAVHQETQQDSACVKPIHVVGTFGYLAPEYIMYGKVDEKVDVYSYGVVLLELITGKRAIEKDLEAHHESLVLWARSLLSCGLSDRLVDPDINENYNKDEMKTMMFAARLCLLHSSSRRPKMKTILRLFEEPEHWLELQRKREELLDGIGSEDETCLCRYYGSDSEEGMFIEDS, from the exons ATGTTTGGTAGTTCAAGTGGCAAAGGAGGAATTTCCTCACTCCTGAGATGCAGGGTAGTTCCCAAGGCCAAGAGGAGAACAATTGTGGTTGGTCTCAAATCCGATAACAGCAGCAGAGAAATGCTCCTTCGTTTGCTCAATTTAGTCGTAGTGCCTGGGGACTATGTTCTATCTGTTCATGTACAACAACCAAATGATACCTTTGATCCAAATACTTTTCACATTCATGAGGATCTATGTAAATCCAAGCAG GTGGATTTCCAAATCAAGGTTTGCGTAGCAGACACGTACATAACTGAGTTGAGTAATCAAGTACGTATAAACTTTGCCACAATGCTTGCCGTAGGATGCAGCAGTTCCAG GCCAACTGATCAGATTGCTggcaaaattttgaaagaattgCCTCCTACTTGCTCCCTTCTTGTAATGGATAATGGAGGAAAAATCCTACTCCAGAGGCCGGGGACTTCCCAAGAAGGTGCTCCCATTAAAGTATTTCAATCACCTCAGTCCTCTCTGTCAGTGTCCAGCAGCTCTACGCAGTCTGGAGACAAGTATCAAATTCATAAATCTTTGTCAATGACATGTTCTTCAACCACAACTACTTCATCACAGCCGACTAGAAATGCAACTTTTCCTAGAATCAAGAAGCTCAATAATGCTGCAGCTAAGAGTCTGTTTGAGAGAATAGCTTGCTTAGAATCAATGGGTTGCGCCAGACGCTTCACTACCGATGAACTTAGCTGTGCAACAGACAACTTCAGTCCCAGTTTATTGACTGGAGTGGGTGGACATAGTCAAGTCTATCGAGCCAATCTCGAGAATGGCCAGCTTGCAGCAGTGAAGGTCCTTAAGAACACACGATACGCCGAGGATGATCTTTTTCAAGAAGTTGAAATATTGAGTAATCTGAAACACGAGAACTTAATTCAGCTTGTCGGTTACAGTTACAGTAAGGATATGCAAGCAATCGTGTATAATCTACAGAAGGACAGTCTGAAGCAAAGATTAAAACAGCTTAATTGGAACACAAGGATGCAAGTTGCAATAGGAGTGGCAAGGGGATTGGAATACCTCCATTCTCAAACCCCACCTATCGTTCACAGAGATGTGAAATCATCAAATATTCTCTTATCTGATGATTGCCACCCACAA CTATCAGATTTTGGATCAGCAGCGGTACACCAGGAAACTCAGCAAGATTCAGCTTGTGTGAAACCAATTCATGTTGTTGGGACATTTGGATACCTGGCACCTGAGTACATCATGTATGGCAAAGTTGATGAGAAGGTAGATGTATACTCTTATGGGGTGGTTCTGCTAGAATTGATCACAGGGAAACGAGCCATTGAAAAAGACCTGGAAGCTCATCATGAAAGCTTAGTGTTGTGG GCAAGGTCTCTGCTCAGTTGTGGTCTTAGTGACCGTCTTGTTGATCCTGACATAAATGAGAACTACAACAAAGATGAGATGAAAACAATGATGTTTGCAGCGCGGCTCTGCCTCTTGCATTCATCTTCAAGGAGGCCAAAAATGAAAACA ATCCTGCGTTTGTTTGAGGAGCCAGAGCACTGGTTAGAACTGCAAAGAAAGAGAGAAGAGCTTCTTGATGGAATTGGTTCAGAAGATGAAACTTGCTTGTGCAGATATTATGGATCAGATTCTGAAGAGGGCATGTTCATAGAGGATAGCTGA
- the LOC101250347 gene encoding GDSL esterase/lipase At5g55050, whose product MENMCPFSLLILLALSIFGPNLVNADTVHPTPPPIFILGDSTADVGTNSYIPDCKAAANFPHNGIDFVNSRPTGRFSNGLNSADHLARLFGYNSSPPPFLFLHSLKYGLQLGIYRGVNFASGGSGLLDDTGFQLNVLNLPQQINQFVTVRENLIASLGHESTKALLGKSLFCISTGSNDIFVYFKTRSTMPKEEFINYLMEAYENHIKTLYSLGARKFGIISVPPVGCCPANRLLNGTKCFEPMNDFARCFHSALQKLMCNLTSELRGMKYSLGDTYKMTIDVIDNPQPFNFKNVDTACCGHGALKAEGICNATASLCSDRRQYIFWDLFHPTDAAARLAANTLYGGPTLYVSPINFAQLAAEN is encoded by the exons ATGGAAAACATGTGTCCTTTCTCTCTTCTTATTCTTCTGGCGCTATCAATATTCGGCCCCAACTTAGTCAATGCTGATACAGTGCACCCAACCCCACCACCTATTTTCATACTAGGGGATTCAACAGCTGATGTTGGAACTAATTCTTACATCCCTGACTGCAAAGCAGCAGCTAACTTTCCTCATAATGGCATTGATTTTGTCAACTCAAGGCCGACTGGAAGGTTCAGTAATGGACTCAACAGTGCTGATCATCTTG CAAGGCTTTTCGGATACAATAGTAGCCCGCCCCCTTTTCTATTTCTTCACAGCCTGAAATATGGTCTTCAATTGGGTATATATCGAGGTGTAAACTTCGCCTCAGGAGGTTCTGGTCTCCTTGATGACACTGGCTTTCAGCTG AATGTCCTTAACTTGCCACAGCAGATCAATCAATTTGTCACTGTACGTGAAAATTTGATTGCATCACTTGGTCATGAATCAACAAAAGCATTGCTCGGAAAATCATTGTTCTGTATCAGTACCGGGAGCAATGACATCTTTGTTTATTTCAAGACAAGGAGTACAATGCCTAAAGAAGAGTTTATCAATTATCTCATGGAAGCGTATGAGAACCACATAAAG ACTTTGTACAGCCTCGGAGCACGAAAGTTTGGCATCATAAGTGTGCCACCAGTAGGTTGTTGTCCAGCCAACAGACTTTTGAATGGGACAAAGTGTTTCGAGCCCATGAATGATTTTGCCAGATGTTTCCATTCAGCTCTTCAAAAGCTAATGTGCAACCTAACCTCAGAGCTACGCGGGATGAAATATTCTCTTGGGGACACATACAAAATGACCATTGACGTTATAGATAATCCACAACCCTTCA ACTTCAAAAATGTGGACACAGCCTGCTGTGGACATGGAGCACTAAAAGCCGAAGGAATTTGTAATGCAACAGCTAGTCTCTGTTCAGATCGCAGACAGTACATATTCTGGGACTTGTTCCACCCTACAGACGCTGCTGCACGGTTGGCAGCTAACACACTTTACGGTGGTCCAACACTTTATGTTTCTCCAATTAACTTTGCTCAGCTGGCTGCTGAGAATTAG